From a region of the Rathayibacter sp. VKM Ac-2804 genome:
- a CDS encoding excalibur calcium-binding domain-containing protein, producing MPQPPARRLAALTLACLLAAGGAAALAPTASALSYATVDPTDTPTPTPTPTTEPTPTPTQEPTPEPTPTPTATPEPTPTATPTPTATPTVTPTATPTATPTSTSTPRPTRTPTPTPTPTQPPAAATDRLASDSTLTAGQRIVSRNGQFRFVMQTDGNAVVYDAAGRSTFSTGTSGTGNRITMQADGNLVVYTTANRALWQSATGGNPGAFLVMQNDGNLVVYRTNGTPAWATSYQAAPPAVVGDTLRGGAELRADQQITSTDSRSRAVMQGDGNFVVYSNGSARWSAGTSGAGNRLAMQGDGNAVVYSAGGAVRWQSGTGGNPGARMVIQNDGNLVIYAASGRALWSSYTPPAPPAPVIRDVLNGGGEIRSGQQLVSSDGGSRAAMQGDGNFVVYRGGEVRFSTGTSGSGNRLAMQTDGNAVVYSAGGAVRWQSGTSGNPGARMVMQNDGNLVIYSGNRAVWSSYTPPAPPAPVISDTLNSGNELGSGRLLRSSNGSSEAIMQGDGNFVVYSNGGPRWSAGTSGAGNRLVMQGDGNAVIYSGSRAVWQSGTSGNGGARMVMQNDGNLVIYSTDGRALWQSNQPAPAPAPQPGPAPAPGPSQPGNPGNAVNCDDFSSQAAAQAWFNTYYPYYGDVAGLDRDGDLVACE from the coding sequence ATGCCACAGCCCCCCGCCCGCCGCCTCGCAGCACTCACGCTCGCGTGCCTCCTCGCAGCGGGAGGTGCCGCGGCGCTCGCTCCGACCGCGTCCGCGCTCTCCTACGCCACGGTGGACCCGACGGACACTCCGACTCCGACGCCCACCCCGACGACCGAGCCGACGCCGACGCCGACGCAGGAGCCGACTCCCGAGCCGACCCCGACGCCGACTGCGACGCCCGAGCCGACGCCCACCGCGACGCCGACTCCGACGGCCACTCCGACCGTCACTCCCACGGCCACGCCCACCGCCACCCCGACCTCGACCTCGACCCCGCGCCCGACGCGGACGCCGACGCCGACCCCCACTCCGACGCAGCCCCCGGCCGCGGCGACCGACCGGCTCGCCTCCGACTCGACGCTCACCGCCGGGCAGCGGATCGTCTCGCGCAACGGCCAGTTCCGCTTCGTGATGCAGACCGACGGCAACGCGGTCGTCTACGACGCCGCGGGCCGCTCGACCTTCAGCACCGGCACGTCCGGCACCGGCAACCGCATCACGATGCAGGCCGACGGCAACCTCGTCGTCTACACGACGGCGAACCGCGCGCTCTGGCAGTCGGCCACCGGTGGCAACCCCGGCGCGTTCCTGGTGATGCAGAACGACGGCAACCTCGTCGTCTACCGCACCAACGGCACCCCCGCCTGGGCGACCTCCTACCAGGCCGCTCCGCCCGCCGTCGTCGGCGACACCCTCCGCGGTGGCGCCGAGCTGCGTGCGGACCAGCAGATCACCTCGACCGACTCGCGCTCGCGGGCGGTCATGCAGGGCGACGGCAACTTCGTCGTCTACAGCAACGGCTCCGCGCGCTGGAGCGCCGGCACCTCGGGCGCAGGCAACCGCCTCGCGATGCAGGGCGACGGCAACGCGGTCGTCTACTCCGCCGGCGGCGCCGTGCGCTGGCAGTCGGGCACCGGGGGCAACCCGGGTGCGCGCATGGTCATCCAGAACGACGGCAACCTCGTCATCTACGCCGCCTCGGGCCGTGCCCTGTGGTCGAGCTACACCCCGCCCGCGCCCCCGGCACCCGTGATCCGCGACGTGCTGAACGGCGGCGGCGAGATTCGCTCCGGCCAGCAGCTCGTCTCGAGCGACGGAGGCTCGCGCGCCGCCATGCAGGGCGACGGCAACTTCGTCGTCTACCGCGGCGGCGAGGTCCGCTTCTCCACCGGGACCTCCGGCAGCGGCAACCGCCTCGCGATGCAGACCGACGGCAACGCGGTCGTCTACTCGGCCGGCGGTGCTGTCCGCTGGCAGTCGGGCACCTCGGGCAACCCGGGAGCGCGCATGGTCATGCAGAACGACGGCAACCTGGTGATCTACTCGGGCAACCGCGCCGTGTGGTCGAGCTACACGCCGCCGGCGCCGCCCGCACCCGTGATCAGCGACACGCTGAACTCGGGCAACGAGCTCGGCTCGGGTCGTCTCCTCCGCTCGTCGAACGGCAGCAGCGAGGCGATCATGCAGGGCGACGGCAACTTCGTCGTCTACAGCAACGGCGGCCCCCGCTGGAGCGCCGGAACGAGCGGAGCGGGCAACCGCCTCGTCATGCAGGGCGACGGCAACGCCGTCATCTATTCGGGGAGCCGTGCCGTCTGGCAGTCGGGCACCTCGGGCAACGGCGGTGCGCGCATGGTCATGCAGAACGACGGCAACCTGGTCATCTACTCGACCGACGGGCGCGCGCTCTGGCAGAGCAACCAGCCGGCGCCCGCGCCGGCGCCTCAGCCGGGACCGGCGCCCGCGCCCGGACCGAGCCAGCCCGGTAATCCGGGCAATGCCGTCAACTGCGACGACTTCTCGTCGCAGGCAGCAGCACAGGCGTGGTTCAACACCTACTACCCGTACTACGGAGACGTCGCTGGTCTCGACCGCGACGGAGACCTCGTCGCCTGCGAGTAG
- a CDS encoding excalibur calcium-binding domain-containing protein, translating into MPQPPSRRLAAITLACLLAAGGAAAIAPGASALATVSSEPTSTQAPTAFRPGSASDDAVARGPVRYTNALIGGESLARGESITSEGGEYRFVLQTDGNAVIYDYRGSTWSTGTQGRGDRLDMQTDGNVVIYAADGRAVWSTGTGGNPGALLVMQDDGDLVVFRADDSVAWSSSDGQAPPAVADTLSSGSDLRAGQELVSTDGRSRAAMQTDGNFVVYSGGAVRFNAATSGPGNRLVMQSDGNAVVYANYGAPLWQSGTAGNPGARMVMQNDGNLVIYAASGRPLWSSNPPPAPVVRDVLSGGGELRAGQELVSSDGGSRAAMQGDGNFVVYRSDQVSFSAGTSGAGNRLAMQTDGNAVVYSASGRALWQSGTGGNPGARLVMQNDGNLVIYSGDRALWSSYTPPVLTSDTLFAGSELTQGRSIRSTDGRSEAVLQDDGNFVVYSNGSARWSAGTSGAGNRLVMQGDGNAVVYSASGRALWQSGTAGTFGPRMVIQNDGNLVIYSVDDRAAWQSNQPAPAPAPIGNPGDAVNCDSFGSQADAQVWFDRYRAFGDPAVLDRDKDGIACEDYRY; encoded by the coding sequence GTGCCACAGCCTCCTTCCCGCCGCCTCGCGGCGATCACGCTCGCCTGTCTGCTCGCCGCGGGAGGTGCGGCCGCGATCGCGCCCGGCGCCTCCGCTCTCGCGACCGTCAGCAGCGAGCCGACATCCACTCAGGCCCCGACGGCGTTCCGCCCCGGGTCCGCCTCCGACGACGCGGTCGCGCGCGGGCCGGTCCGGTACACGAACGCCCTCATCGGCGGCGAGAGCCTCGCGCGCGGCGAGAGCATCACGTCCGAGGGCGGCGAGTACCGCTTCGTGCTGCAGACCGACGGCAACGCCGTGATCTACGACTACAGGGGGTCGACCTGGAGCACCGGGACCCAGGGCCGCGGGGACCGACTCGACATGCAGACCGACGGCAACGTCGTGATCTACGCCGCCGACGGCCGGGCCGTCTGGAGCACGGGCACTGGCGGAAACCCGGGCGCGCTCCTGGTCATGCAGGACGACGGCGACCTCGTCGTCTTCCGGGCCGACGACTCCGTCGCGTGGTCCTCGTCCGACGGCCAGGCGCCGCCCGCGGTCGCCGACACCCTCAGTAGCGGCAGCGACCTGCGCGCCGGTCAGGAGCTCGTCTCGACCGATGGCCGCTCCCGCGCGGCGATGCAGACCGACGGCAACTTCGTCGTCTACAGCGGCGGCGCGGTGCGGTTCAATGCCGCCACCTCCGGGCCGGGGAACCGCCTCGTGATGCAGTCCGACGGCAACGCGGTCGTCTACGCGAACTACGGCGCTCCGCTCTGGCAGTCGGGTACCGCGGGCAACCCCGGGGCACGCATGGTGATGCAGAACGACGGCAATCTGGTGATCTACGCCGCCTCGGGCCGTCCGCTGTGGTCGAGCAACCCGCCCCCCGCGCCGGTCGTGCGGGACGTGCTGAGCGGCGGCGGCGAGCTCCGCGCCGGTCAGGAGCTGGTGTCGAGCGACGGCGGCTCGCGCGCCGCGATGCAGGGCGACGGCAACTTCGTCGTCTATCGAAGCGACCAGGTGAGCTTCTCGGCCGGCACCTCGGGCGCGGGCAACCGCCTCGCGATGCAGACCGACGGCAACGCGGTCGTCTACTCCGCGTCGGGCCGGGCCCTCTGGCAGTCGGGTACCGGCGGCAACCCCGGCGCGCGACTGGTGATGCAGAACGACGGCAACCTGGTGATCTACTCCGGCGACCGCGCGCTGTGGTCGAGCTACACGCCGCCGGTGCTGACCAGCGACACCCTGTTCGCCGGTAGCGAGCTCACCCAGGGCCGCAGCATCCGCTCGACCGACGGCCGCAGTGAGGCAGTCCTGCAGGACGACGGCAACTTCGTCGTCTACAGCAACGGCAGCGCGCGCTGGAGTGCCGGCACGTCGGGCGCGGGCAACCGTCTCGTGATGCAGGGCGACGGCAACGCGGTGGTCTACTCCGCGTCCGGCCGTGCGCTCTGGCAGTCGGGCACCGCGGGCACCTTCGGTCCGCGGATGGTCATCCAGAACGACGGCAACCTCGTCATCTACTCCGTCGACGACCGCGCGGCCTGGCAGAGCAACCAGCCGGCGCCCGCGCCCGCGCCTATCGGCAACCCGGGCGACGCGGTGAACTGCGACAGCTTCGGTTCTCAGGCCGACGCTCAGGTCTGGTTCGACCGCTATCGTGCCTTCGGCGACCCGGCCGTTCTCGACCGCGATAAGGACGGCATCGCGTGCGAGGACTACCGCTACTAG
- a CDS encoding TetR/AcrR family transcriptional regulator, translating into MGRTQSFDTDQVVRSARTVFWDRGFEEASLPELEAATGLGRSSLYHAFGSKRGLFDAAVQSYLDEIVRPRLAPLTRDEVSPTALEDYFSGLRDALADPRTVSAQSGCLLLNAAGAPIARDDAVREVIAEYRAELQRAMLAGAAARWPGESAQWRGRQAGVLVSLLVTALVLARVDPGQSVATAEAALGLVLGD; encoded by the coding sequence GTGGGACGCACGCAGAGCTTCGACACCGACCAGGTGGTCCGGTCGGCGCGCACCGTCTTCTGGGACCGCGGCTTCGAGGAGGCGTCGCTGCCCGAGCTCGAGGCGGCGACCGGTCTCGGCCGTTCCAGCCTCTACCACGCGTTCGGCAGCAAGCGCGGGCTCTTCGACGCGGCGGTGCAGAGCTACCTCGACGAGATCGTGCGGCCTCGGCTTGCGCCGTTGACCCGCGACGAGGTCTCTCCGACGGCCCTCGAGGACTACTTCTCGGGGCTCCGGGACGCGCTCGCCGATCCGCGGACGGTGTCGGCGCAGAGCGGGTGCCTCCTGCTCAACGCGGCGGGGGCGCCGATCGCGCGCGACGACGCGGTGCGCGAGGTGATCGCGGAGTACCGGGCGGAGCTGCAGCGGGCGATGCTCGCAGGGGCGGCGGCGCGGTGGCCGGGGGAGTCGGCGCAGTGGCGGGGGCGGCAGGCGGGGGTGCTGGTGTCGCTGCTGGTGACGGCGCTGGTGCTGGCGCGGGTCGATCCGGGGCAGTCGGTGGCGACGGCGGAGGCGGCGCTGGGGCTGGTGCTGGGGGACTGA
- a CDS encoding phosphogluconate dehydrogenase C-terminal domain-containing protein, translating to MTDTTATTAPGTAASALTVAVIGAGGKMGMRVSNNLQKSDYNALYSEASPAGQERTREAGREITATPDAVKDADVVILAVPDVVLGAVSEDVIPQMKSGAIILTLDPAAAYAGLLAKREDIHYAVAHPCHPSVFLERTTPEEWADTFGGIAAPQEVVAALEDADDDVRAIAEKVISTIYAPVIAVHWVTVKQLAVLEPTLVETIACMVGEFLKEALDETVNGVGVPYEAARAMLYGHTWIALTNGLRGSNPFSEACHIAMGYGREALIKDDWKKIFDDSELDSVIAKMLKIDAVKR from the coding sequence ATGACCGACACCACCGCCACCACCGCACCGGGCACCGCCGCCTCCGCCCTCACCGTCGCCGTCATCGGCGCCGGCGGCAAGATGGGCATGCGGGTCTCCAACAACCTGCAGAAGTCGGACTACAACGCCCTCTACAGCGAGGCCTCGCCCGCCGGCCAGGAGCGCACCCGCGAGGCCGGCCGCGAGATCACCGCGACCCCCGACGCCGTGAAGGACGCCGACGTCGTCATCCTCGCCGTCCCGGACGTCGTGCTCGGCGCGGTGTCGGAGGACGTGATCCCGCAGATGAAGTCGGGCGCGATCATCCTCACGCTCGACCCGGCCGCCGCCTACGCGGGGCTGCTCGCGAAGCGCGAGGACATCCACTACGCCGTGGCGCACCCGTGCCACCCGTCGGTGTTCCTCGAGCGCACCACGCCGGAGGAGTGGGCCGACACGTTCGGCGGCATCGCCGCACCGCAGGAGGTCGTCGCGGCCCTCGAGGACGCCGACGACGACGTGCGGGCGATCGCGGAGAAGGTCATCTCGACCATCTACGCGCCCGTCATCGCCGTGCACTGGGTGACCGTCAAGCAGCTCGCCGTGCTCGAGCCGACCCTGGTCGAGACCATCGCCTGCATGGTCGGCGAGTTCCTCAAGGAGGCGCTCGACGAGACCGTCAACGGCGTCGGCGTGCCCTACGAGGCCGCCCGCGCGATGCTCTACGGCCACACCTGGATCGCGCTGACCAACGGCCTGCGCGGCTCCAACCCCTTCTCCGAGGCGTGCCACATCGCCATGGGCTACGGCCGCGAGGCGCTCATCAAGGACGACTGGAAGAAGATCTTCGACGACTCGGAGCTCGACTCCGTCATCGCGAAGATGCTGAAGATCGACGCCGTCAAGCGCTGA
- a CDS encoding NADP-dependent oxidoreductase, whose translation MTTVTSTQIQLVRRPVGWPVAEDFRTAQVEYDEPAAGEIRVENAFLSVDPYMRGRMNDVKSYTPPYALGETMKGGAIGRVTVSSDPDFPVGAVVLHQLGWRDIVQAETSAFRVVPEIPGAPLSLRLGVLGMTGLTAFVGLTTIAGLKEGDTVFVSGAAGAVGSAAGQIARLLGAKRVVGSAGSAEKVALLTEKYGYDAAFDYHAGPVREQLAAAAPAGIDVYFDNVGGDHLEAALDAFNDGGRAALCGAIAGYNSTEKPAGPDNMANIITRALTLRGFTLAAYLDHAPEFNRLMGGWFAAGEIAYDETVVDGIDHAVDAFLSMMRGGNTGKMIVRL comes from the coding sequence ATGACCACCGTCACCAGTACCCAGATCCAGCTCGTCCGCCGCCCCGTCGGCTGGCCCGTCGCCGAGGACTTCCGCACCGCGCAGGTCGAGTACGACGAGCCCGCCGCCGGCGAGATCCGCGTCGAGAACGCCTTCCTCTCCGTCGACCCGTACATGCGCGGCCGGATGAACGACGTGAAGAGCTACACCCCGCCGTACGCGCTCGGCGAGACGATGAAAGGCGGCGCGATCGGCCGCGTCACCGTGTCGAGCGACCCCGACTTCCCCGTCGGCGCCGTCGTGCTGCACCAGCTCGGCTGGCGCGACATCGTGCAGGCCGAGACCTCGGCGTTCCGCGTCGTCCCCGAGATCCCCGGCGCCCCGCTGTCGCTGCGGCTCGGCGTCCTGGGCATGACGGGCCTCACCGCCTTCGTCGGCCTCACCACCATCGCGGGGCTGAAGGAGGGCGACACCGTCTTCGTCTCCGGCGCCGCGGGAGCCGTCGGCTCGGCCGCCGGCCAGATCGCGCGGCTGCTCGGCGCGAAGCGCGTCGTCGGCTCCGCAGGCTCGGCCGAGAAGGTCGCGCTGCTCACAGAGAAGTACGGCTACGACGCCGCGTTCGACTACCACGCCGGCCCCGTCCGCGAGCAGCTCGCCGCGGCGGCACCCGCGGGCATCGACGTGTACTTCGACAACGTCGGCGGCGACCACCTCGAGGCGGCGCTTGACGCCTTCAACGACGGCGGACGCGCGGCGCTCTGCGGCGCGATCGCGGGCTACAACAGCACCGAGAAGCCGGCCGGCCCGGACAACATGGCGAACATCATCACCCGTGCGCTGACGCTGCGCGGCTTCACGCTCGCGGCCTACCTCGACCACGCGCCGGAGTTCAACCGCCTGATGGGCGGCTGGTTCGCCGCCGGCGAGATCGCCTACGACGAGACCGTCGTCGACGGCATCGACCACGCGGTCGACGCCTTCCTCTCGATGATGCGCGGCGGCAACACCGGCAAGATGATCGTCCGCCTCTAG
- a CDS encoding sugar phosphate isomerase/epimerase family protein: protein MSRIGLSSYAFFWRSSDRVPKPLGVEDMVRETAALGVDLLQLCDVPALEEYSDEQLASLRAVADAAGVALELGTRGTDPAHLRRWLRLARALDVVLLRSMWTSGEDRPDREETLRRLREIAPELEEAGVTLALETYEQVSTADLVDVIATLDHPRIRICLDPANTVANLELPEDVTARCAPYVANWHVKDFDFSRNPGWVGFVYTGTALGDGRLDYDAMLVLLRPAERGITQIIEFWLPWQDTVPAAEQALVTTRLEAEWTRTTLDQLRRRNS, encoded by the coding sequence GTGAGCCGGATCGGGCTGAGCAGCTACGCCTTCTTCTGGCGCTCCTCCGACCGCGTCCCCAAGCCGCTCGGCGTCGAGGACATGGTCCGCGAGACCGCCGCGCTCGGCGTGGACCTGCTGCAGCTGTGCGACGTGCCGGCTCTCGAGGAGTACTCGGACGAGCAGCTCGCGTCGCTGCGCGCGGTCGCGGACGCCGCGGGGGTCGCGCTCGAGCTCGGCACCCGCGGCACCGACCCCGCGCACCTGCGCCGCTGGCTCCGCCTGGCGCGCGCGCTCGACGTCGTGCTGCTGCGCAGCATGTGGACGTCGGGGGAGGACCGGCCGGACCGCGAGGAGACGCTGCGGCGCCTGCGCGAGATCGCGCCCGAGCTGGAGGAGGCCGGCGTCACGCTGGCCCTGGAGACCTACGAGCAGGTGAGCACGGCCGACCTCGTCGACGTGATCGCGACGCTCGATCACCCGCGGATCCGGATCTGCCTCGACCCGGCGAACACCGTCGCGAACCTCGAGCTGCCGGAGGACGTCACCGCCCGCTGCGCCCCGTACGTCGCCAACTGGCACGTGAAGGACTTCGATTTCAGCCGCAATCCCGGCTGGGTCGGCTTCGTCTACACCGGCACGGCGCTCGGCGACGGCCGCCTCGACTACGACGCCATGCTCGTGCTGCTCCGGCCGGCGGAGCGCGGCATCACCCAGATCATCGAGTTCTGGCTCCCCTGGCAGGACACCGTCCCCGCCGCGGAGCAGGCGCTCGTCACCACCCGGCTCGAAGCCGAGTGGACCCGCACTACCCTCGACCAGCTCAGGAGAAGGAACTCATGA
- a CDS encoding ribose-5-phosphate isomerase, with product MSAPFRLVVGSDDAGLDYKEIVKADLEKDSRVASVVDVGVDASSHTPYPSVAIAAAEMVARGEADRAILICGTGLGVAIAANKVAGIRAVTAHDSFSVERSILSNDAQVLCMGQRVVGIELARRLAKEWLGYEFDTSSASAEKVRVIEEYEAGNPVADDAASAGSC from the coding sequence ATGAGCGCACCCTTCCGCCTCGTCGTCGGCTCCGACGACGCCGGTCTCGACTACAAGGAGATCGTCAAGGCCGACCTCGAGAAGGACTCCCGCGTCGCGTCCGTCGTCGACGTCGGCGTCGACGCCTCGTCGCACACGCCCTACCCGAGCGTCGCCATCGCGGCCGCCGAGATGGTGGCCCGCGGCGAGGCCGACCGCGCGATCCTGATCTGCGGCACCGGGCTCGGCGTCGCGATCGCCGCCAACAAGGTGGCCGGCATCCGCGCCGTCACCGCGCACGACTCGTTCTCGGTCGAGCGCTCGATCCTCTCCAACGACGCGCAGGTGCTCTGCATGGGCCAGCGCGTCGTCGGCATCGAGCTGGCCCGCCGCCTCGCGAAGGAGTGGCTCGGCTACGAGTTCGACACGTCCTCCGCCTCCGCGGAGAAGGTCCGCGTGATCGAGGAGTACGAGGCCGGGAACCCGGTCGCGGACGACGCCGCCTCGGCCGGCTCGTGCTGA
- the argG gene encoding argininosuccinate synthase — translation MSKVLNSLPVGERVGIAFSGGLDTSVAVAWMREKGAVPCTYTADIGQADEPDIDSVPARAAQYGAEISRLVDAKSALVEEGLVALQCGAFHIRSGGKTYFNTTPLGRAVTGTLLVRAMREDGVDIWGDGSTYKGNDIERFYRYGLLANPRLRIYKPWLDVQFVNELGGRTEMSEWLVARGFPYRDATEKAYSTDANIWGATHEAKRLEELSSGMELVEPIMGVAAWREDVEIAAETVSVRFEAGRPVALNGVEYSDPVALVLEANAIGGRHGLGNSDQIENRIIEAKSRGIYEAPGMALLHLTYERLLNAIHNEDTIAQYHSEGRRLGRLMYEGRWLDPQSLMLRESIQRWVGSAVSGEVTVRLRRGDDYTILDTTGPALSYHPDKLSMERVGDAAFGPEDRIGQLTMRNLDIADSRSRLEQYAAAGLVGGSTAELVGHLEIGESEAITEGNGSAAADALGRATDLASEGAAFDAGTD, via the coding sequence ATGTCGAAGGTCTTGAACAGTCTGCCCGTGGGCGAGCGCGTCGGAATCGCATTCTCGGGAGGGCTCGACACATCGGTCGCGGTCGCCTGGATGCGCGAGAAGGGCGCGGTGCCCTGCACCTACACCGCCGACATCGGCCAGGCCGACGAGCCCGACATCGACAGCGTGCCCGCCCGCGCCGCGCAGTACGGCGCCGAGATCTCGCGCCTCGTCGACGCGAAGAGCGCCCTGGTCGAGGAGGGGCTCGTCGCGCTGCAGTGCGGCGCCTTCCACATCCGCTCCGGCGGCAAGACCTACTTCAACACCACTCCCCTGGGCCGCGCCGTCACCGGCACCCTGCTCGTCCGCGCGATGCGCGAGGACGGCGTCGACATCTGGGGCGACGGCTCCACCTACAAGGGCAACGACATCGAGCGGTTCTACCGCTACGGCCTGCTCGCCAACCCGCGCCTGCGCATCTACAAGCCCTGGCTCGACGTCCAGTTCGTCAACGAGCTCGGCGGCCGCACCGAGATGTCGGAGTGGCTGGTCGCCCGCGGCTTCCCCTACCGCGACGCCACCGAGAAGGCGTACAGCACCGACGCGAACATCTGGGGCGCCACCCACGAGGCCAAGCGCCTCGAGGAGCTCTCGAGCGGCATGGAGCTGGTCGAGCCGATCATGGGCGTCGCCGCCTGGCGCGAGGACGTCGAGATCGCCGCCGAGACGGTCAGCGTCCGCTTCGAGGCCGGCCGCCCGGTCGCGCTCAACGGCGTCGAGTACTCCGACCCGGTCGCCCTCGTCCTCGAGGCGAACGCGATCGGCGGACGCCACGGCCTGGGCAACTCCGACCAGATCGAGAACCGCATCATCGAGGCGAAGAGCCGCGGCATCTACGAGGCGCCCGGCATGGCCCTGCTGCACCTCACCTACGAGCGCCTGCTCAACGCGATCCACAACGAGGACACCATCGCGCAGTACCACTCGGAGGGCCGCCGCCTCGGCCGCCTGATGTACGAGGGCCGCTGGCTCGACCCGCAGTCGCTGATGCTGCGCGAGTCCATCCAGCGATGGGTCGGTTCCGCCGTCTCCGGCGAGGTCACCGTGCGCCTGCGCCGCGGCGACGACTACACGATCCTCGACACCACCGGCCCCGCGCTGAGCTACCACCCCGACAAGCTGTCGATGGAGCGCGTCGGCGACGCCGCCTTCGGCCCCGAGGACCGCATCGGCCAGCTGACCATGCGCAACCTCGACATCGCGGACTCCCGCTCGCGCCTCGAGCAGTACGCCGCCGCGGGCCTGGTCGGCGGCTCGACCGCCGAGCTGGTCGGCCACCTCGAGATCGGCGAGTCCGAGGCCATCACCGAGGGCAACGGCTCCGCCGCCGCCGACGCCCTCGGCCGCGCCACCGACCTCGCCTCCGAGGGCGCCGCCTTCGACGCCGGCACCGACTGA
- a CDS encoding DUF1304 domain-containing protein — MIVIGLVLAVLAALLHVYIFVLESLLWTTPRARSTFGTTAGEAESTKELAFNQGFYNLFLAIVTIIGVIVLASGATAVGAALVFTGTGSMVAAALVLLLSSPGKRRAALTQMAPGLLAVLALGIGLAVS, encoded by the coding sequence GTGATCGTCATCGGACTCGTTCTCGCCGTCCTCGCGGCGCTGCTGCACGTCTACATCTTCGTGCTGGAGTCGCTGCTCTGGACGACCCCGCGCGCCCGCTCCACCTTCGGCACCACCGCCGGCGAGGCCGAGTCGACGAAGGAGCTCGCGTTCAATCAGGGCTTCTACAACCTGTTCCTCGCGATCGTCACGATCATCGGCGTGATCGTCCTCGCCTCTGGAGCGACCGCCGTCGGCGCCGCGCTCGTCTTCACCGGCACCGGATCGATGGTGGCCGCAGCGCTCGTGCTGCTGCTCTCGTCCCCCGGCAAGCGGCGCGCGGCGCTCACGCAGATGGCGCCCGGACTGCTCGCGGTCCTCGCGCTCGGCATCGGCCTCGCCGTCTCCTGA
- a CDS encoding triose-phosphate isomerase family protein produces the protein MSLKMYFGHARTLEWMQRIAEIARTHEATASGAVELFVVPTFPALVPVGALAAESGVALGAQDLFWEDAGAFTGEVSGAELREIGCRLVEIGHAERRALFGDDDERVRAKVAAAFRNDLVPLLCIGETEHGSVEDAVELVLAQIGSALADADEAGADGPILAAYEPVWAIGAPEPAEPAFIAGVVTALEAALAELPGRAGSRVIYGGSAGPGLLTALEGRVPGLFLGRFAHDPEAVGAILDEALALARGTEGVRP, from the coding sequence GTGAGCCTCAAGATGTACTTCGGCCACGCGCGGACGCTCGAGTGGATGCAGCGCATCGCGGAGATCGCGCGGACGCACGAGGCGACCGCCTCCGGTGCCGTCGAGCTGTTCGTCGTGCCGACCTTCCCCGCGCTGGTGCCGGTCGGCGCCCTCGCGGCGGAGTCCGGCGTCGCACTCGGCGCCCAGGACCTGTTCTGGGAGGACGCGGGAGCGTTCACCGGCGAGGTGAGCGGTGCGGAGCTGCGCGAGATCGGCTGCCGGCTGGTCGAGATCGGGCATGCCGAGCGGCGTGCGCTCTTCGGCGACGACGACGAGCGCGTGCGCGCGAAGGTCGCGGCGGCGTTCCGCAACGACCTCGTCCCGCTGCTCTGCATCGGCGAGACCGAGCACGGCTCCGTCGAGGACGCCGTCGAGCTCGTGCTCGCGCAGATCGGCTCCGCCCTCGCCGACGCGGACGAGGCCGGTGCAGACGGCCCGATCCTCGCCGCCTACGAGCCGGTCTGGGCGATCGGCGCTCCCGAGCCCGCCGAGCCGGCCTTCATCGCCGGCGTCGTCACCGCGCTCGAGGCGGCGCTCGCGGAGCTCCCCGGCCGCGCCGGCAGTCGCGTGATCTACGGCGGCAGCGCCGGACCCGGACTCCTGACCGCGCTCGAGGGCCGCGTGCCCGGGCTGTTCCTCGGCCGCTTCGCGCACGACCCCGAGGCGGTCGGCGCGATCCTCGACGAGGCGCTCGCCCTCGCCCGCGGCACCGAGGGGGTCCGCCCGTGA